ACCAACGTAGCGTGGCCGAGCGCCATCTGCGGATCCAGATACAGTGCCTTTCGCACCAAATCCACCGCCCCGTTGAGGTTGCCCTTCGCCTCGGCGACCATCGCCAGCAGCAGGTAGGCCTCGGGCGACAGCTTGCGCGCCGCTTCCCGGGCCAGCTCCTCCGCCTTGTCGAACTTGCCCTCCCGCGCCGCCACCAGCGCCTGACGCAGCACGTCATCACCGCCCGTGGAGGGAGTGGGACTGGGGGCGGGAGGAGGCTCGGGCGCCCTGGCCGGGGGAGCCGGCGCGGGCCGGGGCGGAGGCGGCGCCGGCTTGAGCTTGCGCAGCAGCTCCAGCTTCGCGCTCGACGTGGGCTCGGCGGGCAGCTCCGGGGCCGGCGCCGGCTTGACACGGGGGACACGCAGGACGGGAGAGCCCTGCACGTCGATCTGCTCCAGGCCCATGCCGTTGGTGAGGGGGATCTCCGCGGGCGCCAGGAAGAGCAGCCCGCCCGGGACGAGCGCGCTGATGAGCTTGGCCAGCACCTGCCGCACCAGCTCATGGGGGAAGTAGATGAGGACGTTGCGGCAGAAGACGGCGTCCTGCTCGCCCACCGGCGCCGCGTCGAGCACCAGGTTGTGGCGCTGGAACTCCACCGGCCGGCGCGCCTGGGAGTTGACCATCACCAGATCGCCCTGCGGCGTCAGGAAGCGCCGCTCCATGGAGGGCTCGATGCGCCGCACCGACCAGGGGCCATAGGTGGCGGCGCGAGCGCGCTGCAGCGAGCGCGCGGAGATGTCGCTGGCCGTCACCCGGATACGCTCCACCGGCAGGCCCGCGGCCAGCAGCGTCATCGCGATGCTGTAGGCCTCCTCGCCCGTGGCGCAGCCGGCGCTCCACACCCGGAACAGCCCGTCTTCCTTCTGGGCGGCGGCGCGCGCCAGCTCGCGCAGGTGCTCGGGGTGGCGGAAAAAGTACGTCTCTCCGATGACGGCGTACTCGATGAACGACTCGACGATGGCCGCCTCGCGCGCCAGCAGCTTCTGGAGGAAGGCGGCGATCTCCATCCCCCGAGCCTCGGCCGCCCGGGTGAGCGCGGTGCTCAGCGAGCGCCGCACACTGGAGGCCAGCGTCATGCCGCTGGCCTCGCGCAGCACGTTCTCGACCCGGCTGAGCGTGGCCTCATCGAGCGCGTCCGCTCGCGCTACCTCGCTCACGTCTCCTCCGAGATCGCCAGGATGGCCGAGGTGCGCAGCAGCGGCCGCAGCCCGCCATCCGCCGTGCGACACAGGCCCGCCATCAGGCCCGTCGTGTCCCACGGGGAGCGCTCCTCGCCCTCGGCCCGATCCACCAGCAGCGGCGCCTCGACGATGTCCTGGACGTGGTCCACCAGCAGCGCCACCGTCCGGCTGCCGGAGCAGACCACCAGGTGCGCGTCCAGCGAGGGCTCGCGGCGCACGCCCATCAGCACCGCCAGATCCACGGCCAGGGCGGACACGCCCCGGTAGGTGAAGGCCCCCATCACCTGGGGAGGCGCGCCCGGCAGGGGCTGCATCTCCACCAGGCGGACCACCTCCTGCACGGAGTCGGAGGGCAACAGCACTTGTGTGCCAGCCACCTCCACGGTGAGGAAGAGCCCGGGGAGCCGGTGCTCACCTCCCAGGTGGACCAGTTCACGCCGCAGGCGCGTCAGCTCGTTCTCCAGCGAGAGCAGCCGCTGCTGGACCGACGCACGACGCGCCAGGGCTTCCGCCGGAGTTGTAGGAGTTTCTGCCATCGGGGAGACCCCCCGGCGCACACGCACGGGTTGGCTCGAAACGTAGTCTGCCCGAAGGAGGACCGTCAATGCGGGCGAGAGGGCCTCTCTGCTTCCTCGCCTGCTCCAACCCCCCCGTCCGACCTGTTACGGTGGGTCCGCGAGCCCGATCGCGGAGTGCTCGCGGTTGTGGTTTGATGGGACGTGGGACAGCGGATGGAGGCCAGATGTCGTTTGGAGTCAGGGGGATGGAATGATCAAGAGTGATGCTCCAGGCCCTGAGGCATCCGGGACACCGGGGGTGGATCCCCTCATCGGTCGTACCCTCAATGGTCGCTTCAGCATCACCGAGCCTATCGGCGTCGGCGGCATGGGCAAGGTGTACCGCGCCATGCAGGCCCCGCTGGATCGCGTCGTGGCCCTCAAGGTCCTCAACCCCAGCTTCCCGAGCACCAGGGACCCGGGCTTCCAGCAGCGCTTCCTGCGCGAGGCCTCCCTCACCTCCAAGTTGCGTCACCCCAACACGGTGACGGTGATCGACTACGGGCAGACCGACGACGGCATCTTCTACATCGCCATGGAGTACCTGGAGGGTAGGACGCTGGCCCAGGTGCTCGCCCAGACCGGTCCCCTGCCCTGGAGCCGGGTGATCGCGATCGTCCAGCAGGTGTGCCGCTCGCTGCGCGAGGCCCACGCCATGGGCATCGTCCACCGGGACCTGAAGCCGGCCAACATCATGCTGCTCAACGAGGCCGATCAGGATCTGGTGAAGGTCCTCGACTTCGGCCTGGTGAAGTCCATCGGCCCGGGGGCGGAGGGCGAGAACGCCCCGCTCAGCCCGGAGATCACCCAGAGCGGCACCTTCCTGGGCTCGCCGCAGTACATGGCGCCGGAGCAGGCGCGCAACGTGGCGGACGTGCGCAGCGACATCTACTCGCTGGGCGTGGTGATGTACCAGATGCTGCAGGGGCGCCCGCCGTTCGTCGCCCGCGATCACCTGGAGCTGATCTTCTCGCACTGCAAGGAGCCGCCTCCGCCCTTCAACTCGCTGCGGCCGCACATCCCCGTGCCGCACGACATCGAGGCGGTGGTGATGCGCTGCCTGGAGAAGGATCCGGCGCGGCGCTTCCAGTCGATGGACGAGATGCTGGAGGCGATGCGCACGGCCAACATGGCGGCCGGCGGCCACAGCGGCCTCTTCAAGCGCCCGGGCGGAGGCACGACGGGGCCGCACGCCTCGCCCCTGTTCGCCAGCGCTGGCGCGCCCGACACCAACGCCTCCACCCTGGCGCTGGACATCAGCGTGGAGGTGCCCGAGGCGGTGGCCAAGGCCCGCCGTCGCAGGCTGATGGGCATGGGGGCTCTCGCCGTCGGCGCGGTGGTCGTCGGGCTGACGGCGACCGTGCTGCTGCTGAAGTCGCGAGATGCGGCGGTGCCGGCGCCGGTGACCGAGACCGTGGCGGTGGCTCCGGCCCCCGCGACGCCTCCGCCCGCCACGCCCGAGCCCGCGCAGGCCGCGCCGCAGCAGGTCCGCTTCCGCCTGATGAGCGAGCCCACCGGCGCGCGCGTCTACTACCAGGGCAAGGAGCGCGGCACGACGCCGTT
Above is a window of Hyalangium gracile DNA encoding:
- a CDS encoding CheR family methyltransferase; this encodes MSEVARADALDEATLSRVENVLREASGMTLASSVRRSLSTALTRAAEARGMEIAAFLQKLLAREAAIVESFIEYAVIGETYFFRHPEHLRELARAAAQKEDGLFRVWSAGCATGEEAYSIAMTLLAAGLPVERIRVTASDISARSLQRARAATYGPWSVRRIEPSMERRFLTPQGDLVMVNSQARRPVEFQRHNLVLDAAPVGEQDAVFCRNVLIYFPHELVRQVLAKLISALVPGGLLFLAPAEIPLTNGMGLEQIDVQGSPVLRVPRVKPAPAPELPAEPTSSAKLELLRKLKPAPPPPRPAPAPPARAPEPPPAPSPTPSTGGDDVLRQALVAAREGKFDKAEELAREAARKLSPEAYLLLAMVAEAKGNLNGAVDLVRKALYLDPQMALGHATLVTLYTRLNRREEAERARQNALRALDGLDDEHQLRGVETMTAGGLRQALAARNRMGWQGAQ
- a CDS encoding chemotaxis protein CheW translates to MAETPTTPAEALARRASVQQRLLSLENELTRLRRELVHLGGEHRLPGLFLTVEVAGTQVLLPSDSVQEVVRLVEMQPLPGAPPQVMGAFTYRGVSALAVDLAVLMGVRREPSLDAHLVVCSGSRTVALLVDHVQDIVEAPLLVDRAEGEERSPWDTTGLMAGLCRTADGGLRPLLRTSAILAISEET
- a CDS encoding TonB family protein — encoded protein: MIKSDAPGPEASGTPGVDPLIGRTLNGRFSITEPIGVGGMGKVYRAMQAPLDRVVALKVLNPSFPSTRDPGFQQRFLREASLTSKLRHPNTVTVIDYGQTDDGIFYIAMEYLEGRTLAQVLAQTGPLPWSRVIAIVQQVCRSLREAHAMGIVHRDLKPANIMLLNEADQDLVKVLDFGLVKSIGPGAEGENAPLSPEITQSGTFLGSPQYMAPEQARNVADVRSDIYSLGVVMYQMLQGRPPFVARDHLELIFSHCKEPPPPFNSLRPHIPVPHDIEAVVMRCLEKDPARRFQSMDEMLEAMRTANMAAGGHSGLFKRPGGGTTGPHASPLFASAGAPDTNASTLALDISVEVPEAVAKARRRRLMGMGALAVGAVVVGLTATVLLLKSRDAAVPAPVTETVAVAPAPATPPPATPEPAQAAPQQVRFRLMSEPTGARVYYQGKERGTTPFVLEIPAGGDGTVTAELTFALEGYQTEKVITGGSGDVVLSQKLQKRRGGSGGGSSKVEFASARGTDSLEPATAMLDPAESLVPSSPPPGKASASPGKASAADDGADSGGKLTVPGLPAGVLAAANSNMPMPYGQGMSRPEQLEGKEITYTREALAAKVQGMMVVKCTITRQGRVENCRTIKPVPHMETAVLDALRSRVYKPILYKGQPVAVDYVFNIKLQLPRR